A DNA window from Syngnathus typhle isolate RoL2023-S1 ecotype Sweden linkage group LG2, RoL_Styp_1.0, whole genome shotgun sequence contains the following coding sequences:
- the nppal gene encoding natriuretic peptide A-like, with protein sequence MNLIVSLCCFNLLLVLDYVRGKPMSDLQILEEINDMPHQSSEEMQERGGNTEKSKLGAREGHPWDSPDPSNSALEAKAHVLAFLFKDLFRTSKRNWGRYRKGGMRSCFGVRLDRIGSFSGLGC encoded by the exons ATGAACCTTATTGTCTCGCTTTGCTGCTTCAATCTCCTCTTGGTGCTTGATTATGTTCGAGGCAAGCCCATGTCGGATCTACAG ATTTTAGAAGAGATCAATGACATGCCTCATCAATCTTCAGAGGAGATGCAAGAGAGAGGCGGCAATACAGAGAAGTCAAAGCTTGGAGCTCGAGAGGGCCACCCATGGGACTCCCCCGATCCCAGCAATTCAGCACTGGAGGCTAAAGCACACGTTCTTGCCTTTCTCTTCAAAGACCTGTTCCGGACCTCCAAGCGAAACTGGGGTCGGTACCGGAAAGGTGGGATGAGGAGCTGCTTCGGCGTCCGCTTGGATAGGATCGGGTCTTTCAGCGGATTGGGATGTTGA
- the nppa gene encoding natriuretic peptides A has product MRAVVLWGLLPLLCQYTLVSGHLLGRTSSPDDLAQLKSLLERFEETLAEAAQEETSETDYATLNQEPERSQSNRGWNTEQDRDQEPAAAAVERAQAVAEGQSRALSQRNRLLDLLITARKRASGCFGARMDRIGNASGLGCNTARG; this is encoded by the exons ATGAGGGCTGTGGTCCTGTGGGGCCTGCTGCCCCTGCTGTGTCAATACACACTGGTTAGCGGTCACCTTTTGGGAAGGACGTCCTCTCCTGATGATTTGGCCCAGCTGAAG TCTTTGCTTGAGCGCTTTGAGGAGACTCTGGCCGAAGCAGCTCAGGAGGAAACCTCTGAAACGGACTATGCGACATTGAACCAAGAACCAGAACGCAGCCAGTCCAACCGAGGATGGAACACGGAGCAGGACAGGGACCAAGAACCTGCCGCAGCCGCAGTAGAGCGAGCCCAAGCGGTGGCTGAAGGCCAGAGCCGGGCCTTGAGTCAGAGGAACCGCTTACTGGATCTGCTGATAACGGCCAGAAAGCGGGCATCGGGTTGCTTTGGTGCCAGGATGGATCGGATTGGGAACGCTAGCGGGCTGGGCTGCAACACTGCAAGAG GATAG
- the LOC133150080 gene encoding receptor-type guanylate cyclase gcy-19 — MWITEEDTLSKARDDPNWRDVLSARLLLTFIELNHQLLDFPHMAAGPAFQDKWTFALRHLSLAILMTEQLRDCWLENIDEKFNSSHYFKHIFNANLWEMTNSLPGSHAGLQALNDTQHCLFGRAGPALRTASRSVSSSLSMKISLLAIACLIYPVVMFSFKQMTEWIENYAQSLTEKTEDLRRQRRLAEDLLHQMLPKSVAKQLRRHKHVEAESYEKVTIFFSDIVGFTSISASCTPLQVVEMLNNLYVCFDTRIDSHDVYKVETIGDAYMVVSGLPEKNGDRHADEIAKMALDLIAAVRQVCIPHMPNQRLQLRAGIHTGPCVAGIVGYKMPRYCLFGDTVNTASRMESTSLRSISFYVTAQKIHTSSATYLALTKDFAYELQLRGEIEIKGKGKMNTYWLIGHKNYSVQNDSLVCHWNPNMARKKKTEASSDVSAGNSSVTVQSLSENATTPVPNHTPPQPRSDKADLSVAAHMGPSGSNNATLASKSGGLQGGDESALLPGQCRSSGDKCDILPGSANNNNNNLGHHWTLCNKIRHS; from the exons ATGTGGATTACAGAAGAAGATACTCTAAGCAAAGCCAGAGATGACCCAAACTGGAGAGACGTTCTATCCGCAAGACTTCTCCTCACCTTCATAGAACTCAACCACCAGTTACTGGACTTCCCCCATATGGCGGCTGGACCCGCCTTCCAGGACAAGTGGACTTTTGCATTGAGGCACCTTAGCTTGGCTATCCTCATGACAGAACAACTGCGTGACTGCTGGTTGGAGAACATAGATGAAAAGTTCAACTCAAGCCACTATTTCAAACATATCTTTAACGCAAATCTTTGGGAGATGACAAACTCTTTGCCCGGGTCACACGCTGGACTCCAAGCACTGAATGACACTCAGCACTGCTTGTTCGGCCGTGCGGGGCCGGCACTCCGGACGGCATCTCGCTCGGTGTCTTCGAGCCTCAGTATGAAGATCAGCCTTCTGGCGATAGCCTGCCTCATCTACCCGGTAGTCATGTTCTCCTTCAAGCAAATGACTGAGTGGATTGAAAATTATGCACAAAGTTTAACAGAGAAGACGGAGGACTTGAGACGTCAAAGACGGCTAGCCGAAGACCTGCTGCATCAAATGCTGCCAAAGTCAGTGGCCAAACAGCTCCGGCGACATAAACACGTCGAAGCGGAGAGCTATGAGAAG GTGACCATCTTTTTCTCAGACATTGTCGGTTTCACCTCCATCTCAGCCTCCTGTACGCCTTTGCAAGTGGTGGAAATGCTCAACAACCTCTACGTTTGCTTTGACACACGGATCGACTCCCATGATGTATACAAG GTCGAGACAATTGGAGATGCGTACATGGTAGTGAGCGGACTCCCCGAGAAAAACGGGGACAGACATGCTGACGAAATTGCCAAGATGGCTCTGGATCTCATCGCAGCCGTCCGACAGGTGTGCATCCCTCACATGCCCAACCAGAGGCTGCAACTCCGAGCTGGGATTCACACAG GTCCATGCGTGGCCGGAATAGTGGGCTACAAGATGCCCAGATACTGTCTGTTTGGGGATACGGTGAATACGGCTTCGAGAATGGAGTCCACCAGTCTGCGTAG tATCTCATTTTATGTGACAGCTCAAAAAATCCACACTAGTTCTGCAACCTACTTGGCCCTTACTAAAGATTTTGCCTATGAGCTGCAGCTTCGAGGGGAGATTGAAATCAAG GGTAAAGGCAAAATGAACACGTACTGGTTGATTGGCCATAAGAACTACAGTGTCCAGAATGACAGCCTGGTTTGCCACTGGAATCCCAACATggcgagaaaaaagaaaactgagGCCAGCAGTGATGTTTCTGCAGGAAAT TCATCAGTGACAGTGCAGAGCCTCAGTGAAAATGCCACCACCCCAGTGCCCAATCACACACCACCCCAGCCTCGATCCGATAAGGCGGACCTGAGTGTGGCAGCTCATATGGGACCTTCAGGCAGCAACAATGCTACCTTGGCCTCCAAAAGTGGGGGACTGCAGGGTGGGGATGAGTCCGCCCTCCTGCCCGGTCAGTGCAGGAGCAGTGGAGACAAATGTGACATTCTGCCTGGCTCcgcaaacaataacaacaataacctCGGTCATCACTGGACCTTATGTAACAAAATAAGGCATTCATAA
- the nppb gene encoding natriuretic peptides B has translation MLLFSHVACSLLLILKLQLISTYPVSTSDVDILRVLLGRLEESLPERNEMEQILTAEKENTLDDLNAQQPQEALDEASIREFLSAKNLKSIRSDSSRRSSACFGRRMERIGSMSSLGCNSVGKSIPKGR, from the exons ATGCTGCTTTTTTCCCATGTGGCCTGTAGCCTTCTCCTCATCTTGAAACTTCAGCTCATCAGCACATATCCTGTCAGCACCAGTGATGTGGACATCTTAAGG GTGCTCCTTGGCAGATTAGAGGAGTCACTTCCAGAGCGGAATGAGATGGAGCAGATTCTCACTGCAGAGAAGGAGAACACTCTTGATGACTTGAACGCACAGCAGCCACAGGAAGCCTTGGACGAAGCTTCAATTAGGGAGTTTCTGTCAGCCAAAAACCTGAAGAGCATCCGCAGCGACTCCAGCAGGAGATCTTCTGCTTGCTTTGGTCGCCGTATGGAACGAATAGGTTCCATGAGCTCACTAGGCTGCAATAGTGTTGGCAAATCCA TTCCCAAAGGACGATGA